The following proteins are encoded in a genomic region of Drosophila willistoni isolate 14030-0811.24 chromosome 3R, UCI_dwil_1.1, whole genome shotgun sequence:
- the LOC6647191 gene encoding synapse-associated protein of 47 kDa isoform X13, with translation MFSGLTNQFTSLVGAVKGGAGDEDVPAPTGDAATSAAPSTSAETAPAAIEQDSSAVAAGAEGLEGEEAGKSGWLGSAKGWLGNASIPSMPAMPAMPSMPSMPAMPSIPSIPGLRKTGAGAEGAVEGAEGTGESLAAGGGAVSGGDEDDKSRYISATEGADSHPASGGGTPTGEEGQIGHGKDDEIKITTKVTQQAKHFGSFLSSAISKAGSKIKETVKDNTILDSFNKEQEAFIKGQGGAGNGAAPWIGHANESKIKEEILGLSQDRRNFVRAPPAGVDFEFSYDSAYPTAIAIMAEDKALETMRFELVPKIITEENFWRNYFYRVSLIIQAAELGTLGADGVGQASSGEDETKKQNSDNSPDMNKKSAVISPVDDVKPSKSDITTAETAANDGTFGDQAKTEIISKDLSGKISESEFVSDEFQSTNETDLAEIKDGMRKLGIDSMTQPQIVPKSNDEEQWEKDLEAELKDYEVVDEGGTDGTGRRKRDGKDDADVDEDDEPTISNLRTRSTNNDWEEYADLIEDTDDLK, from the exons ATGTTTTCGGGACTAACAAATCAATTCACCTCATTGGTGGGTGCTGTCAAGGGTGGAGCAGGCGACGAGGATGTACCAGCTCCAACTGGAGATGCTGCCACATCTGCTGCCCCTTCTACATCAGCCGAGACTGCACCAGCGGCAATAGAACAGGACTCATCTGCAGTTGCAGCTGGTGCTGAAGGTCTAGAGGGCGAAGAAGCTGGCAAGAG TGGTTGGTTGGGCAGTGCCAAGGGCTGGCTAGGAAATGCCTCGATTCCTTCAATGCCAGCAATGCCGGCCATGCCATCAATGCCCTCAATGCCAGCAATGCCATCCATTCCATCAATACCTGGTCTGCGCAAaactggagctggagctgagGGTGCCGTTGAGGGAGCCGAGGGAACCGGTGAAAGTTTAGCCGCCGGAGGCGGAGCTGTGAGTGGTGGCGACGAAGACGACAAATCGAGGTATATTAG TGCTACAGAGGGCGCTGATTCGCATCCAGCATCGGGCGGCGGTACACCCACCGGCGAAGAGGGTCAAATTGGACACGGTAAGGACGATGAAATTAAAA TTACCACAAAAGTAACACAACAGGCCAAGCATTTTGGTTCGTTCTTGTCATCGGCTATAAGCAAAGCTGGCAGTAAAATCAAGGAAACAGTTAAGGACAAT ACCATACTGGATTCGTTCAATAAAGAGCAAGAAGCATTTATTAAGGGACAAGGTGGTGCTGGCAATGGTGCAGCCCCATGGATAGGTCATGCCAATGAATCCAAAATTAAGGAAGAAATTTTGGGCCTATCGCAAGATCGCCGTAATTTTGTTCGTGCACCGCCAGCTGGCGTGGACTTTGAGTTTAGTTATGATTCTGCTTACCCAACAGCCATAGCTATTATGGCCGAGGACAAGGCGCTAGAAACAATGCGTTTCGAATTGGTGCCCAAAAT taTTACTGAGGAGAACTTTTGGCGAAACTATTTCTATCGCGTCTCACTGATCATTCAGGCTGCCGAATTGGGCACTCTAGGAGCCGATGGAGTAGGTCAGGCCTCTAGTGGTGAAGATG aaacaaaaaaacaaaattccgACAATAGTCCAGATATGAATAAAAAATCGGCGGTTATAtctcctgttgatgatgtcaaGCCGTCAAAGTCGGATATAACAACGGCAGAAACCGCTGCAAATGACGGTACTTTTGGCGATCAGGCCAAAACAGAAATTATATCAAAAGATCTCAGTGGAAAAATCTCAGAGTCTGAATTTGTTTCGGATGAGTTTCAGTCCACCAATGAAACCGATTTGGCtgaaattaaagatggcatGCGTAAACTGGGCATAGACAGCATGACTCAGCCTCAAATTGTCCCTAAATCCAATGATG AAGAACAATGGGAAAAGGATTTGGAAGCTGAACTCAAAGACTATGAAGTGGTCGACGAAGGAGGAACTGACGGAACTGGCCGAAGAAAACGAGATGGTAAAGATGATGCAGATgttgatgaggatgatgaacCGACAATATCAAATTTGCGCACACGTTCGACTAACAACGATTGGGAGGAATATGCCGATTTAATTGAGGATACCGATGATTTAAAGTAA
- the LOC6647191 gene encoding synapse-associated protein of 47 kDa isoform X8: MFSGLTNQFTSLVGAVKGGAGDEDVPAPTGDAATSAAPSTSAETAPAAIEQDSSAVAAGAEGLEGEEAGKRIPKSSSLVDSFVSEANGWLGSAKGWLGNASIPSMPAMPAMPSMPSMPAMPSIPSIPGLRKTGAGAEGAVEGAEGTGESLAAGGGAVSGGDEDDKSRYISATEGADSHPASGGGTPTGEEGQIGHGKDDEIKITTKVTQQAKHFGSFLSSAISKAGSKIKETVKDNTILDSFNKEQEAFIKGQGGAGNGAAPWIGHANESKIKEEILGLSQDRRNFVRAPPAGVDFEFSYDSAYPTAIAIMAEDKALETMRFELVPKIITEENFWRNYFYRVSLIIQAAELGTLGADGVGQASSGEDETKKQNSDNSPDMNKKSAVISPVDDVKPSKSDITTAETAANDGTFGDQAKTEIISKDLSGKISESEFVSDEFQSTNETDLAEIKDGMRKLGIDSMTQPQIVPKSNDED, encoded by the exons ATGTTTTCGGGACTAACAAATCAATTCACCTCATTGGTGGGTGCTGTCAAGGGTGGAGCAGGCGACGAGGATGTACCAGCTCCAACTGGAGATGCTGCCACATCTGCTGCCCCTTCTACATCAGCCGAGACTGCACCAGCGGCAATAGAACAGGACTCATCTGCAGTTGCAGCTGGTGCTGAAGGTCTAGAGGGCGAAGAAGCTGGCAAGAG AATTCCAAAATCATCATCTCTGGTAGATTCATTTGTCAGTGAAGCCAA TGGTTGGTTGGGCAGTGCCAAGGGCTGGCTAGGAAATGCCTCGATTCCTTCAATGCCAGCAATGCCGGCCATGCCATCAATGCCCTCAATGCCAGCAATGCCATCCATTCCATCAATACCTGGTCTGCGCAAaactggagctggagctgagGGTGCCGTTGAGGGAGCCGAGGGAACCGGTGAAAGTTTAGCCGCCGGAGGCGGAGCTGTGAGTGGTGGCGACGAAGACGACAAATCGAGGTATATTAG TGCTACAGAGGGCGCTGATTCGCATCCAGCATCGGGCGGCGGTACACCCACCGGCGAAGAGGGTCAAATTGGACACGGTAAGGACGATGAAATTAAAA TTACCACAAAAGTAACACAACAGGCCAAGCATTTTGGTTCGTTCTTGTCATCGGCTATAAGCAAAGCTGGCAGTAAAATCAAGGAAACAGTTAAGGACAAT ACCATACTGGATTCGTTCAATAAAGAGCAAGAAGCATTTATTAAGGGACAAGGTGGTGCTGGCAATGGTGCAGCCCCATGGATAGGTCATGCCAATGAATCCAAAATTAAGGAAGAAATTTTGGGCCTATCGCAAGATCGCCGTAATTTTGTTCGTGCACCGCCAGCTGGCGTGGACTTTGAGTTTAGTTATGATTCTGCTTACCCAACAGCCATAGCTATTATGGCCGAGGACAAGGCGCTAGAAACAATGCGTTTCGAATTGGTGCCCAAAAT taTTACTGAGGAGAACTTTTGGCGAAACTATTTCTATCGCGTCTCACTGATCATTCAGGCTGCCGAATTGGGCACTCTAGGAGCCGATGGAGTAGGTCAGGCCTCTAGTGGTGAAGATG aaacaaaaaaacaaaattccgACAATAGTCCAGATATGAATAAAAAATCGGCGGTTATAtctcctgttgatgatgtcaaGCCGTCAAAGTCGGATATAACAACGGCAGAAACCGCTGCAAATGACGGTACTTTTGGCGATCAGGCCAAAACAGAAATTATATCAAAAGATCTCAGTGGAAAAATCTCAGAGTCTGAATTTGTTTCGGATGAGTTTCAGTCCACCAATGAAACCGATTTGGCtgaaattaaagatggcatGCGTAAACTGGGCATAGACAGCATGACTCAGCCTCAAATTGTCCCTAAATCCAATGATG AAGATTGA
- the LOC6647191 gene encoding synapse-associated protein of 47 kDa isoform X10, which produces MFSGLTNQFTSLVGAVKGGAGDEDVPAPTGDAATSAAPSTSAETAPAAIEQDSSAVAAGAEGLEGEEAGKRIPKSSSLVDSFVSEANGWLGSAKGWLGNASIPSMPAMPAMPSMPSMPAMPSIPSIPGLRKTGAGAEGAVEGAEGTGESLAAGGGAVSGGDEDDKSRYISATEGADSHPASGGGTPTGEEGQIGHGKDDEIKITTKVTQQAKHFGSFLSSAISKAGSKIKETVKDNTILDSFNKEQEAFIKGQGGAGNGAAPWIGHANESKIKEEILGLSQDRRNFVRAPPAGVDFEFSYDSAYPTAIAIMAEDKALETMRFELVPKIITEENFWRNYFYRVSLIIQAAELGTLGADGVGQASSGEDALAFNY; this is translated from the exons ATGTTTTCGGGACTAACAAATCAATTCACCTCATTGGTGGGTGCTGTCAAGGGTGGAGCAGGCGACGAGGATGTACCAGCTCCAACTGGAGATGCTGCCACATCTGCTGCCCCTTCTACATCAGCCGAGACTGCACCAGCGGCAATAGAACAGGACTCATCTGCAGTTGCAGCTGGTGCTGAAGGTCTAGAGGGCGAAGAAGCTGGCAAGAG AATTCCAAAATCATCATCTCTGGTAGATTCATTTGTCAGTGAAGCCAA TGGTTGGTTGGGCAGTGCCAAGGGCTGGCTAGGAAATGCCTCGATTCCTTCAATGCCAGCAATGCCGGCCATGCCATCAATGCCCTCAATGCCAGCAATGCCATCCATTCCATCAATACCTGGTCTGCGCAAaactggagctggagctgagGGTGCCGTTGAGGGAGCCGAGGGAACCGGTGAAAGTTTAGCCGCCGGAGGCGGAGCTGTGAGTGGTGGCGACGAAGACGACAAATCGAGGTATATTAG TGCTACAGAGGGCGCTGATTCGCATCCAGCATCGGGCGGCGGTACACCCACCGGCGAAGAGGGTCAAATTGGACACGGTAAGGACGATGAAATTAAAA TTACCACAAAAGTAACACAACAGGCCAAGCATTTTGGTTCGTTCTTGTCATCGGCTATAAGCAAAGCTGGCAGTAAAATCAAGGAAACAGTTAAGGACAAT ACCATACTGGATTCGTTCAATAAAGAGCAAGAAGCATTTATTAAGGGACAAGGTGGTGCTGGCAATGGTGCAGCCCCATGGATAGGTCATGCCAATGAATCCAAAATTAAGGAAGAAATTTTGGGCCTATCGCAAGATCGCCGTAATTTTGTTCGTGCACCGCCAGCTGGCGTGGACTTTGAGTTTAGTTATGATTCTGCTTACCCAACAGCCATAGCTATTATGGCCGAGGACAAGGCGCTAGAAACAATGCGTTTCGAATTGGTGCCCAAAAT taTTACTGAGGAGAACTTTTGGCGAAACTATTTCTATCGCGTCTCACTGATCATTCAGGCTGCCGAATTGGGCACTCTAGGAGCCGATGGAGTAGGTCAGGCCTCTAGTGGTGAAGATG CTCTggcatttaattattaa
- the LOC6647191 gene encoding synapse-associated protein of 47 kDa isoform X12: MFSGLTNQFTSLVGAVKGGAGDEDVPAPTGDAATSAAPSTSAETAPAAIEQDSSAVAAGAEGLEGEEAGKSGWLGSAKGWLGNASIPSMPAMPAMPSMPSMPAMPSIPSIPGLRKTGAGAEGAVEGAEGTGESLAAGGGAVSGGDEDDKSRYISATEGADSHPASGGGTPTGEEGQIGHVTTKVTQQAKHFGSFLSSAISKAGSKIKETVKDNTILDSFNKEQEAFIKGQGGAGNGAAPWIGHANESKIKEEILGLSQDRRNFVRAPPAGVDFEFSYDSAYPTAIAIMAEDKALETMRFELVPKIITEENFWRNYFYRVSLIIQAAELGTLGADGVGQASSGEDALAFNY; this comes from the exons ATGTTTTCGGGACTAACAAATCAATTCACCTCATTGGTGGGTGCTGTCAAGGGTGGAGCAGGCGACGAGGATGTACCAGCTCCAACTGGAGATGCTGCCACATCTGCTGCCCCTTCTACATCAGCCGAGACTGCACCAGCGGCAATAGAACAGGACTCATCTGCAGTTGCAGCTGGTGCTGAAGGTCTAGAGGGCGAAGAAGCTGGCAAGAG TGGTTGGTTGGGCAGTGCCAAGGGCTGGCTAGGAAATGCCTCGATTCCTTCAATGCCAGCAATGCCGGCCATGCCATCAATGCCCTCAATGCCAGCAATGCCATCCATTCCATCAATACCTGGTCTGCGCAAaactggagctggagctgagGGTGCCGTTGAGGGAGCCGAGGGAACCGGTGAAAGTTTAGCCGCCGGAGGCGGAGCTGTGAGTGGTGGCGACGAAGACGACAAATCGAGGTATATTAG TGCTACAGAGGGCGCTGATTCGCATCCAGCATCGGGCGGCGGTACACCCACCGGCGAAGAGGGTCAAATTGGACACG TTACCACAAAAGTAACACAACAGGCCAAGCATTTTGGTTCGTTCTTGTCATCGGCTATAAGCAAAGCTGGCAGTAAAATCAAGGAAACAGTTAAGGACAAT ACCATACTGGATTCGTTCAATAAAGAGCAAGAAGCATTTATTAAGGGACAAGGTGGTGCTGGCAATGGTGCAGCCCCATGGATAGGTCATGCCAATGAATCCAAAATTAAGGAAGAAATTTTGGGCCTATCGCAAGATCGCCGTAATTTTGTTCGTGCACCGCCAGCTGGCGTGGACTTTGAGTTTAGTTATGATTCTGCTTACCCAACAGCCATAGCTATTATGGCCGAGGACAAGGCGCTAGAAACAATGCGTTTCGAATTGGTGCCCAAAAT taTTACTGAGGAGAACTTTTGGCGAAACTATTTCTATCGCGTCTCACTGATCATTCAGGCTGCCGAATTGGGCACTCTAGGAGCCGATGGAGTAGGTCAGGCCTCTAGTGGTGAAGATG CTCTggcatttaattattaa
- the LOC6647191 gene encoding synapse-associated protein of 47 kDa isoform X7, whose product MFSGLTNQFTSLVGAVKGGAGDEDVPAPTGDAATSAAPSTSAETAPAAIEQDSSAVAAGAEGLEGEEAGKSGWLGSAKGWLGNASIPSMPAMPAMPSMPSMPAMPSIPSIPGLRKTGAGAEGAVEGAEGTGESLAAGGGAVSGGDEDDKSSATEGADSHPASGGGTPTGEEGQIGHVTTKVTQQAKHFGSFLSSAISKAGSKIKETVKDNTILDSFNKEQEAFIKGQGGAGNGAAPWIGHANESKIKEEILGLSQDRRNFVRAPPAGVDFEFSYDSAYPTAIAIMAEDKALETMRFELVPKIITEENFWRNYFYRVSLIIQAAELGTLGADGVGQASSGEDETKKQNSDNSPDMNKKSAVISPVDDVKPSKSDITTAETAANDGTFGDQAKTEIISKDLSGKISESEFVSDEFQSTNETDLAEIKDGMRKLGIDSMTQPQIVPKSNDEEQWEKDLEAELKDYEVVDEGGTDGTGRRKRDGKDDADVDEDDEPTISNLRTRSTNNDWEEYADLIEDTDDLKTLKCLKRTMLGYP is encoded by the exons ATGTTTTCGGGACTAACAAATCAATTCACCTCATTGGTGGGTGCTGTCAAGGGTGGAGCAGGCGACGAGGATGTACCAGCTCCAACTGGAGATGCTGCCACATCTGCTGCCCCTTCTACATCAGCCGAGACTGCACCAGCGGCAATAGAACAGGACTCATCTGCAGTTGCAGCTGGTGCTGAAGGTCTAGAGGGCGAAGAAGCTGGCAAGAG TGGTTGGTTGGGCAGTGCCAAGGGCTGGCTAGGAAATGCCTCGATTCCTTCAATGCCAGCAATGCCGGCCATGCCATCAATGCCCTCAATGCCAGCAATGCCATCCATTCCATCAATACCTGGTCTGCGCAAaactggagctggagctgagGGTGCCGTTGAGGGAGCCGAGGGAACCGGTGAAAGTTTAGCCGCCGGAGGCGGAGCTGTGAGTGGTGGCGACGAAGACGACAAATCGAG TGCTACAGAGGGCGCTGATTCGCATCCAGCATCGGGCGGCGGTACACCCACCGGCGAAGAGGGTCAAATTGGACACG TTACCACAAAAGTAACACAACAGGCCAAGCATTTTGGTTCGTTCTTGTCATCGGCTATAAGCAAAGCTGGCAGTAAAATCAAGGAAACAGTTAAGGACAAT ACCATACTGGATTCGTTCAATAAAGAGCAAGAAGCATTTATTAAGGGACAAGGTGGTGCTGGCAATGGTGCAGCCCCATGGATAGGTCATGCCAATGAATCCAAAATTAAGGAAGAAATTTTGGGCCTATCGCAAGATCGCCGTAATTTTGTTCGTGCACCGCCAGCTGGCGTGGACTTTGAGTTTAGTTATGATTCTGCTTACCCAACAGCCATAGCTATTATGGCCGAGGACAAGGCGCTAGAAACAATGCGTTTCGAATTGGTGCCCAAAAT taTTACTGAGGAGAACTTTTGGCGAAACTATTTCTATCGCGTCTCACTGATCATTCAGGCTGCCGAATTGGGCACTCTAGGAGCCGATGGAGTAGGTCAGGCCTCTAGTGGTGAAGATG aaacaaaaaaacaaaattccgACAATAGTCCAGATATGAATAAAAAATCGGCGGTTATAtctcctgttgatgatgtcaaGCCGTCAAAGTCGGATATAACAACGGCAGAAACCGCTGCAAATGACGGTACTTTTGGCGATCAGGCCAAAACAGAAATTATATCAAAAGATCTCAGTGGAAAAATCTCAGAGTCTGAATTTGTTTCGGATGAGTTTCAGTCCACCAATGAAACCGATTTGGCtgaaattaaagatggcatGCGTAAACTGGGCATAGACAGCATGACTCAGCCTCAAATTGTCCCTAAATCCAATGATG AAGAACAATGGGAAAAGGATTTGGAAGCTGAACTCAAAGACTATGAAGTGGTCGACGAAGGAGGAACTGACGGAACTGGCCGAAGAAAACGAGATGGTAAAGATGATGCAGATgttgatgaggatgatgaacCGACAATATCAAATTTGCGCACACGTTCGACTAACAACGATTGGGAGGAATATGCCGATTTAATTGAGGATACCGATGATTTAAA AACTTTGAAATGCCTAAAGCGCACCATGTTGGGCTATCCATGA
- the LOC6647191 gene encoding synapse-associated protein of 47 kDa isoform X11: protein MFSGLTNQFTSLVGAVKGGAGDEDVPAPTGDAATSAAPSTSAETAPAAIEQDSSAVAAGAEGLEGEEAGKRIPKSSSLVDSFVSEANGWLGSAKGWLGNASIPSMPAMPAMPSMPSMPAMPSIPSIPGLRKTGAGAEGAVEGAEGTGESLAAGGGAVSGGDEDDKSRYISATEGADSHPASGGGTPTGEEGQIGHGKDDEIKITTKVTQQAKHFGSFLSSAISKAGSKIKETVKDNTILDSFNKEQEAFIKGQGGAGNGAAPWIGHANESKIKEEILGLSQDRRNFVRAPPAGVDFEFSYDSAYPTAIAIMAEDKALETMRFELVPKIITEENFWRNYFYRVSLIIQAAELGTLGADGVGQASSGEDED, encoded by the exons ATGTTTTCGGGACTAACAAATCAATTCACCTCATTGGTGGGTGCTGTCAAGGGTGGAGCAGGCGACGAGGATGTACCAGCTCCAACTGGAGATGCTGCCACATCTGCTGCCCCTTCTACATCAGCCGAGACTGCACCAGCGGCAATAGAACAGGACTCATCTGCAGTTGCAGCTGGTGCTGAAGGTCTAGAGGGCGAAGAAGCTGGCAAGAG AATTCCAAAATCATCATCTCTGGTAGATTCATTTGTCAGTGAAGCCAA TGGTTGGTTGGGCAGTGCCAAGGGCTGGCTAGGAAATGCCTCGATTCCTTCAATGCCAGCAATGCCGGCCATGCCATCAATGCCCTCAATGCCAGCAATGCCATCCATTCCATCAATACCTGGTCTGCGCAAaactggagctggagctgagGGTGCCGTTGAGGGAGCCGAGGGAACCGGTGAAAGTTTAGCCGCCGGAGGCGGAGCTGTGAGTGGTGGCGACGAAGACGACAAATCGAGGTATATTAG TGCTACAGAGGGCGCTGATTCGCATCCAGCATCGGGCGGCGGTACACCCACCGGCGAAGAGGGTCAAATTGGACACGGTAAGGACGATGAAATTAAAA TTACCACAAAAGTAACACAACAGGCCAAGCATTTTGGTTCGTTCTTGTCATCGGCTATAAGCAAAGCTGGCAGTAAAATCAAGGAAACAGTTAAGGACAAT ACCATACTGGATTCGTTCAATAAAGAGCAAGAAGCATTTATTAAGGGACAAGGTGGTGCTGGCAATGGTGCAGCCCCATGGATAGGTCATGCCAATGAATCCAAAATTAAGGAAGAAATTTTGGGCCTATCGCAAGATCGCCGTAATTTTGTTCGTGCACCGCCAGCTGGCGTGGACTTTGAGTTTAGTTATGATTCTGCTTACCCAACAGCCATAGCTATTATGGCCGAGGACAAGGCGCTAGAAACAATGCGTTTCGAATTGGTGCCCAAAAT taTTACTGAGGAGAACTTTTGGCGAAACTATTTCTATCGCGTCTCACTGATCATTCAGGCTGCCGAATTGGGCACTCTAGGAGCCGATGGAGTAGGTCAGGCCTCTAGTGGTGAAGATG AAGATTGA
- the LOC6647191 gene encoding synapse-associated protein of 47 kDa isoform X6, with amino-acid sequence MFSGLTNQFTSLVGAVKGGAGDEDVPAPTGDAATSAAPSTSAETAPAAIEQDSSAVAAGAEGLEGEEAGKSGWLGSAKGWLGNASIPSMPAMPAMPSMPSMPAMPSIPSIPGLRKTGAGAEGAVEGAEGTGESLAAGGGAVSGGDEDDKSRYISATEGADSHPASGGGTPTGEEGQIGHVTTKVTQQAKHFGSFLSSAISKAGSKIKETVKDNTILDSFNKEQEAFIKGQGGAGNGAAPWIGHANESKIKEEILGLSQDRRNFVRAPPAGVDFEFSYDSAYPTAIAIMAEDKALETMRFELVPKIITEENFWRNYFYRVSLIIQAAELGTLGADGVGQASSGEDETKKQNSDNSPDMNKKSAVISPVDDVKPSKSDITTAETAANDGTFGDQAKTEIISKDLSGKISESEFVSDEFQSTNETDLAEIKDGMRKLGIDSMTQPQIVPKSNDEEQWEKDLEAELKDYEVVDEGGTDGTGRRKRDGKDDADVDEDDEPTISNLRTRSTNNDWEEYADLIEDTDDLKTLKCLKRTMLGYP; translated from the exons ATGTTTTCGGGACTAACAAATCAATTCACCTCATTGGTGGGTGCTGTCAAGGGTGGAGCAGGCGACGAGGATGTACCAGCTCCAACTGGAGATGCTGCCACATCTGCTGCCCCTTCTACATCAGCCGAGACTGCACCAGCGGCAATAGAACAGGACTCATCTGCAGTTGCAGCTGGTGCTGAAGGTCTAGAGGGCGAAGAAGCTGGCAAGAG TGGTTGGTTGGGCAGTGCCAAGGGCTGGCTAGGAAATGCCTCGATTCCTTCAATGCCAGCAATGCCGGCCATGCCATCAATGCCCTCAATGCCAGCAATGCCATCCATTCCATCAATACCTGGTCTGCGCAAaactggagctggagctgagGGTGCCGTTGAGGGAGCCGAGGGAACCGGTGAAAGTTTAGCCGCCGGAGGCGGAGCTGTGAGTGGTGGCGACGAAGACGACAAATCGAGGTATATTAG TGCTACAGAGGGCGCTGATTCGCATCCAGCATCGGGCGGCGGTACACCCACCGGCGAAGAGGGTCAAATTGGACACG TTACCACAAAAGTAACACAACAGGCCAAGCATTTTGGTTCGTTCTTGTCATCGGCTATAAGCAAAGCTGGCAGTAAAATCAAGGAAACAGTTAAGGACAAT ACCATACTGGATTCGTTCAATAAAGAGCAAGAAGCATTTATTAAGGGACAAGGTGGTGCTGGCAATGGTGCAGCCCCATGGATAGGTCATGCCAATGAATCCAAAATTAAGGAAGAAATTTTGGGCCTATCGCAAGATCGCCGTAATTTTGTTCGTGCACCGCCAGCTGGCGTGGACTTTGAGTTTAGTTATGATTCTGCTTACCCAACAGCCATAGCTATTATGGCCGAGGACAAGGCGCTAGAAACAATGCGTTTCGAATTGGTGCCCAAAAT taTTACTGAGGAGAACTTTTGGCGAAACTATTTCTATCGCGTCTCACTGATCATTCAGGCTGCCGAATTGGGCACTCTAGGAGCCGATGGAGTAGGTCAGGCCTCTAGTGGTGAAGATG aaacaaaaaaacaaaattccgACAATAGTCCAGATATGAATAAAAAATCGGCGGTTATAtctcctgttgatgatgtcaaGCCGTCAAAGTCGGATATAACAACGGCAGAAACCGCTGCAAATGACGGTACTTTTGGCGATCAGGCCAAAACAGAAATTATATCAAAAGATCTCAGTGGAAAAATCTCAGAGTCTGAATTTGTTTCGGATGAGTTTCAGTCCACCAATGAAACCGATTTGGCtgaaattaaagatggcatGCGTAAACTGGGCATAGACAGCATGACTCAGCCTCAAATTGTCCCTAAATCCAATGATG AAGAACAATGGGAAAAGGATTTGGAAGCTGAACTCAAAGACTATGAAGTGGTCGACGAAGGAGGAACTGACGGAACTGGCCGAAGAAAACGAGATGGTAAAGATGATGCAGATgttgatgaggatgatgaacCGACAATATCAAATTTGCGCACACGTTCGACTAACAACGATTGGGAGGAATATGCCGATTTAATTGAGGATACCGATGATTTAAA AACTTTGAAATGCCTAAAGCGCACCATGTTGGGCTATCCATGA